The following coding sequences lie in one Miscanthus floridulus cultivar M001 chromosome 9, ASM1932011v1, whole genome shotgun sequence genomic window:
- the LOC136480706 gene encoding uncharacterized protein produces the protein MPAGGAEARWRGRRGGDGITVESAVTEEARQSAGVESYRGTAVRPSAEPARAFPSSLRLGRPNQAAAQQRASALFPSLLSPTRGAQPSASSSPASQRCTILRSPTPLTSRRVPPTSSSSHPAPAVALPCSAGHNAAAAVACHPCRQRSPWSENIGRRASSCRAYKRGLMELAILAPSSSSSSATPPPFSSLSPSLLCSTPPPPACSAAPPEAECRARLCPDGAASGRAPSPASRSATAAHPVLLPRRSRSRCRPSAVTPLPCSLSLALHRDAAAAAAGVQPPPASCFPSLPLPFPSSPLPSYPSSLSFCSLIWDEDGQSRSGEPEVARSRCTGQ, from the exons ATGCCGGCCGGCGGAGCGGAGGCACGATGGAGAGGAAGGCGCGGTGGAGACGGAATCACCGTGGAGAGTGCCGTCACCGAGGAGGCGCGGCAGAGCGCGGGCGTGGAGAGCTATCGCGGCACAGCGGTGAG GCCTTCGGCCGAGCCCGCGCGCGCCTTTCCCTCTTCCCtccgcttgggccggcccaaccaGGCCGCGGCCCAGCAGCGCGCATCAGCCCTCTTCCCTTCCCTCCTCTCGCCGACGCGTGGGGCCCAGCCGTCAGCATCGTCTTCCCCAGCAAGTCAGCGATGCACTATACTCAGGTCGCCGACGCCGCTGACCTCCCGTCGCGTCCCACCAACGTCCAGCTCAAGCCACCCCGCCCCAGCTGTCGCCTTGCCGTGCTCCGCTGGCCACAACGCCGCTGCCGCTGTCGCCTGCCACCCTTGCCGGCAAAGATCGCCATGGTCGGAAAATATCGGCCGCCGCGCATCGTCGTGCCGCGCCTATAAAAGGGGGCTGATGGAGCTCGCCATCCTAGCCCCAAGCTCGAGCTCCTCCTCTGCCACTCCACCTCCATTCTCGTCTCTCTCCCCATCTCTGCTCtgctccacgccgccgccgccggcctgcTCTGCAGCTCCGCCCGAGGCCGAGTGCCGCGCTCGCCTCTGCCCTGATGGAGCCGCGAGTGGCCGAGCACCCTCGCCGGCTTCCCGCTCCGCCACCGCCGCTCACCCCGTGCTTCTTCCTCGCCGGAGCCGAAGCCGCTGCCGCCCTTCCGCCGTCACGCCGCTACCCTGCTCCCTCTCGCTCGCTCTGCACCGCgacgccgcagccgccgccgccggagtccAGCCCCCGCCGGCGTCCTGTtttccctctctccctcttcccTTTCCCTCCTCTCCCCTCCCTTCTTATCCTTCCTCGCTTTCTTTCTGTTCGCTCATTTGGGATGAGGATGGCCAAAGCCGGTCAGGGGAACCTGAGGTCGCTCGATCACGTTGCACAGGCCAATAG